Sequence from the Streptomyces peucetius genome:
GGTGGTGCCGTACGTGATGGTGCCGACGAAGTCCGCGGTGCGCATCAGCCGGCCCCAGGCGTCCTGGCGGAAGTCCGAGTTCTGCATGACGCCGCGGACGGCACGCGGATGGAGCGCCTGCAGGTAGAGGGCGCGTACGCCCGCGATCCACATGACCGGGTCGCCGTGGATGTTCCAGGTCACGGAGCCGGGCCCGAACAGTCCCGGGTCGGCGTCGTCCTTCGGGCTCAGGTGGGCCCACGGAGCGTTCATGTCACCCAGCACGCTTCCGGTCTGCAAGTCCGCCGCCTGGCATCCGTGCCACACCCCTCCGCATACAGAACCGCTCGGCACACCGGTACGCCTCGAGACGCCTCGAGACGCCTCGTGCTTGGTCCTACCCACCACGCACGGCTGGAAGCCCCGGAGTTCCGGCAGCGCGACGAGAGGGCCGGACCGGCGGCGGGGGTGGGCGGAACACCGCGGGCGGGGGTGTTCCTGCGCAAAGTGTGGTGGGTGTGCCTCGTTCGTCCGCCGGGTCTCTACGCCGTGTGCGGCCGCCCGGTCCGCTCAGCACGCTCCCGGGCCCGAGGGGCCTTCACGGCGTCCGGAATCCGCGGAAGGTCACGTGCTTGCGGACCTCGAAGCCGAGCCGCTCGTACATTGCGACGGCACCCGTGTTGGCCGCGGCCACGTGCAGGACCGGACGTTCGTTCCGGGCTGTGATCCGTGCGGTCAGTGCGCGTATCAGGCGGGTGGCGTGGCCTCGTCCACGTGCCTCGGGGGCGGTGCACACGGCGCTGATCTCGGTCCATCCCGGTGGACGGAGCCGTTCGCCGGCCATGGCGACGAGGGTGCCGTTCTCGCGGATGCCCAGGTAGGTGCCGAGTTCGTGGGTCCGGGGCCAGAACGGTCCGGGCTGGGTCCGTGCGACGAGGTCGAGCATCTCGGGAACGTCGTCGGGGCCCAGTTCGGCAACGCGTGTCTCTGCCTGGGCGTGTCCGGGGCGGCACTCGGCGGGGCCGGTCATCTGGAAACCCTCGAGTGTGAAGACCGGTTCCCAGTCCGGTGGCGGGGTCGCCGGACTGCTGAACATGTCGGCGAACGCTCCGCGGCCGAGCAACCGGGCCAGATCGGCCCACCCTGCCGCTCCCGGGTCGGCGGGCACCGAGGAGAAGGTGGCGACCTCCGGCAGATAGACAGCCGCCCGGCCGAGCCGCCGGGCCAGGTGCGCGTGGTGGCCTCGCAGTGACTGCCGCACCGGATCGTCGA
This genomic interval carries:
- a CDS encoding GNAT family N-acetyltransferase; the encoded protein is MADRDAVVLDDPVRQSLRGHHAHLARRLGRAAVYLPEVATFSSVPADPGAAGWADLARLLGRGAFADMFSSPATPPPDWEPVFTLEGFQMTGPAECRPGHAQAETRVAELGPDDVPEMLDLVARTQPGPFWPRTHELGTYLGIRENGTLVAMAGERLRPPGWTEISAVCTAPEARGRGHATRLIRALTARITARNERPVLHVAAANTGAVAMYERLGFEVRKHVTFRGFRTP